From Streptomyces sp. NBC_00683, one genomic window encodes:
- a CDS encoding O-antigen ligase family protein — MTLTLTAAPPAPVVRSGPAPPVARRWATGWPLLPLVATVLLLAVPADGSGPGTVNGVPPADLVSGVAVLVCLGRLLFLRTRPLTPAAAVVLGLPAVGLAVATVTAADPAAALPGFVRYLQIFVLVPAAVFILVRDARGFRIITGTLVLLALVQGATGVYQYATGSGASYMGEDIRAVGTFGPSDVMGMATVVAYGLLAAAAYALGTRAGGPRWLRPGAFCVAALLVVPLTLSFSRGAWIATVAGALAVIALTGLRQAVRALAVVCAAGVVLVGGFGVGSEMVSQRLTSITEVTRAPDRSVNDRYTMWAAAAGMWREQPVTGVGLKGFPAHRDGHASIGLSSGSDTAGAGQDFRKQPLLSPHNMYLLVLSEQGLIGLTALAGTWVVVLAGGVRRLVLARARGAAAVDCGLAAVGLMTWQTVDFLYADIGGPSTVLTGIVLGLAAWWALAEPERATAA; from the coding sequence GTGACTCTCACCCTGACCGCCGCGCCGCCGGCACCCGTCGTCCGGTCCGGACCGGCGCCCCCGGTCGCGCGCCGGTGGGCCACCGGATGGCCGCTGCTGCCCCTGGTCGCGACGGTACTGCTCCTGGCCGTGCCGGCCGACGGCTCGGGGCCCGGGACCGTGAACGGCGTTCCGCCGGCCGACCTCGTCTCGGGCGTCGCGGTGCTCGTCTGCCTGGGGCGCCTGCTGTTCCTGCGGACGCGCCCTCTCACCCCGGCCGCGGCCGTCGTTCTGGGACTGCCGGCCGTTGGTCTCGCGGTGGCCACGGTCACCGCGGCGGACCCGGCGGCGGCACTCCCCGGCTTCGTCCGGTACCTGCAGATCTTCGTGCTGGTACCGGCCGCCGTCTTCATCCTGGTCCGGGACGCCCGAGGGTTCCGGATCATCACGGGCACGCTGGTCCTTCTCGCCCTCGTCCAGGGCGCAACGGGGGTGTACCAGTACGCCACCGGGTCCGGCGCCTCCTACATGGGCGAGGACATCCGCGCCGTCGGTACGTTCGGGCCCAGCGACGTGATGGGCATGGCCACGGTGGTCGCCTACGGGCTGCTCGCAGCCGCCGCGTACGCGCTGGGTACCCGCGCCGGCGGGCCCCGGTGGCTGCGTCCCGGTGCGTTCTGCGTCGCCGCGCTCCTGGTGGTTCCGCTCACCCTGTCGTTCAGCAGGGGGGCCTGGATCGCGACGGTCGCGGGTGCACTGGCCGTGATCGCGCTGACCGGGCTGCGACAGGCCGTGCGCGCGCTGGCTGTGGTGTGCGCGGCCGGAGTCGTACTCGTCGGCGGTTTCGGCGTCGGGTCCGAGATGGTCTCGCAGCGGCTCACCAGCATCACCGAGGTGACGCGCGCCCCCGACCGGTCGGTCAACGACCGATACACCATGTGGGCCGCCGCGGCCGGCATGTGGCGCGAGCAGCCCGTGACCGGCGTCGGTCTCAAGGGCTTCCCCGCGCACCGCGACGGACACGCCTCGATCGGCCTCTCCTCGGGCAGTGACACCGCGGGCGCCGGGCAGGACTTCCGCAAGCAGCCGCTGCTGTCCCCCCACAACATGTACCTGCTCGTGCTGAGCGAGCAGGGACTCATCGGCCTCACCGCCCTTGCGGGCACCTGGGTGGTGGTCCTGGCCGGCGGGGTGCGCAGGCTGGTCCTCGCCCGGGCCCGGGGAGCCGCGGCCGTCGACTGCGGTCTCGCCGCGGTCGGGCTGATGACGTGGCAGACGGTCGACTTCCTTTACGCGGACATCGGCGGTCCCTCCACCGTCCTCACGGGAATCGTGCTCGGACTGGCCGCGTGGTGGGCGCTGGCCGAGCCGGAGAGGGCGACCGCCGCGTGA